A region of Streptomyces paludis DNA encodes the following proteins:
- a CDS encoding RICIN domain-containing protein has protein sequence MRSHLRYALKSLPALLTALTLVLLAPGPALANTPKTRLTNTYSNECLRATGEAVTVASNCSGAAQNFEWRFDQVPGGPNTFKYIKLDASEHPGTCLDNNGSRIYALRCNTGTYQQWVVTRFEPLRPPSGQVGVQLKNVQTGICVDTTRSGSGWRIYPHACNSGYFQQWNISADAANFIGW, from the coding sequence GTGCGATCACATCTGAGATACGCGCTCAAGTCACTGCCGGCGCTGCTGACTGCACTGACGCTGGTCCTTCTCGCACCCGGCCCCGCGCTGGCGAACACGCCCAAGACCCGTCTCACCAACACCTACAGCAACGAGTGTCTCCGGGCGACCGGCGAGGCGGTGACGGTCGCCTCCAACTGTAGCGGTGCCGCGCAGAACTTCGAGTGGCGCTTCGACCAGGTTCCCGGCGGACCCAACACGTTCAAGTACATCAAGCTGGACGCCTCCGAGCACCCGGGTACCTGCCTGGACAACAACGGCTCCCGCATCTACGCCCTGAGGTGCAACACGGGCACCTACCAGCAGTGGGTCGTCACCCGTTTCGAGCCCCTGCGCCCTCCGAGCGGGCAGGTGGGTGTGCAGCTGAAGAACGTCCAGACCGGTATCTGCGTGGACACCACACGGTCGGGCAGCGGTTGGCGGATCTATCCCCATGCGTGCAACTCCGGCTACTTCCAGCAGTGGAACATCAGCGCGGATGCCGCCAACTTCATTGGCTGGTGA
- a CDS encoding BTAD domain-containing putative transcriptional regulator yields the protein MWWSVLGAVEVRVGDQPVALGGAKQRRVLAVLLAEAGGPVPVSRLVDSVWGERPPPTAVGTLRSYVANLRRRLEPDRPPREAGKVLVSTETGYCLRVPEERYDAMSFGKLAESGRASLAGGRPLDALSDLDQALALWRGPAFGEFSSEPFAALESTRLEELRLTSQERHAGAQLAAGLAEPAVAGLRTLVASEPLREQRWEMLALALYRCGRRAESLAVLQQARGALDENLGVGPGRRLRRLERDIVHQDAGLDLEARRVVRAAGPGPGPGSGPVPGSSAAARPAAGTVTRADVPEPDSRDGLDGRDDVLAGVDRALSGTSGGRGGLMLVTGEPGIGKTRIAQAALERAAGRGLAAVVGRCPEGQGVPALWPWLMVLRAVIGGGGRRLRRLADQLGANALITGGDSDRPAPGRARSLGMGKGPAGEGRHGDGGGASSRGPTVIVELLACAARERPLLVVLDDLHWADPDSVRVLRVLTTMLPELPLLLLVTSRDGPELDGAASALVAGLTGTWANRWPLRRLTEAEVVRAVGRRLGPGTGAETGRVIHRRCGGVPFHVNELARLVPTLGTRRLTEALPEGTRNLVRHRLRGLPDGAETTLAVAAVVGERFDFGILAEASDTPRERLLDTLEAGIGWGLIEEDGPTGCYRFSHALVRDTLRRSFSRLRTAGLHARIAEALERRVRAGVRGHAELLDDAAFHWLAATPAGYAEQAVAAATAAAGRAERVHAHQHAARLLTAAIEIIDERAAPADSDGTRRLFDLVVRRGRLASRGAQREEATTVLNRAIALARELNDVQALATAATVHTLESFLAVRDYRTADDTVLTALRDAVRLLPGTDSPLRCLALAALAAELYHDSASEPSKPSAPSGAPGPGTAAVRLSSEAVAMARRLGDEQLLFRVLHLRLQAIRHPDTLGERQALVEEQLALAARPGAGPEWLPMALLRRALTRLEAGDMAAAQTDIVACAAANEQVRLTEVDIHLRWWEALRSGLAGNRAVAERLAGQAYDLHRRLGWGAEPALFAHRITWLLDQDRFADMEELVRAVHRAGSPVPPEHVGLVLALRGRFTEAVAYCPPAHQLPEPPHDWLWLLQMVLRAYTWALCGDGPSCRWALGRLLPYTGRAVTTGSAMLCWGSIDHFLGEVAAVAGERETAIGLLRRAVRHNGELGCPRWRQRSEHRLAALLESADDGGDGQGMG from the coding sequence ATGTGGTGGTCGGTGCTGGGAGCGGTCGAGGTCCGGGTCGGTGATCAACCGGTCGCCCTGGGGGGAGCCAAACAGCGGCGGGTGCTAGCCGTGTTGTTGGCGGAGGCGGGCGGTCCGGTGCCGGTTTCCCGGTTGGTGGACAGTGTGTGGGGGGAGCGGCCGCCGCCGACGGCGGTCGGCACTCTGCGGTCGTACGTCGCCAATCTGCGGCGGCGGCTGGAGCCGGACCGGCCACCGCGAGAGGCGGGGAAAGTGCTGGTCAGCACGGAGACCGGATACTGTCTGCGCGTGCCGGAGGAACGGTACGACGCGATGTCGTTCGGGAAGCTGGCCGAGTCGGGCCGGGCGTCGCTGGCCGGTGGCCGGCCGCTGGACGCGCTCTCCGACCTCGATCAGGCGCTCGCGCTGTGGAGAGGGCCCGCCTTCGGGGAGTTCTCGTCCGAGCCGTTCGCCGCGCTGGAGTCGACCCGGCTGGAGGAGCTTCGGCTGACGTCCCAGGAGCGGCACGCGGGAGCCCAGTTGGCCGCCGGGCTCGCCGAGCCGGCCGTCGCCGGGCTGAGAACGCTGGTCGCCTCCGAACCGTTGCGGGAGCAGCGCTGGGAGATGCTCGCGCTCGCCCTGTACCGCTGTGGGCGGCGCGCCGAGTCCCTCGCGGTGCTCCAGCAGGCGCGCGGCGCGCTCGACGAGAACCTCGGAGTCGGCCCCGGCCGAAGGCTGCGCCGGCTGGAGCGGGACATCGTCCACCAGGACGCGGGGCTGGACCTGGAAGCGCGCCGGGTCGTACGGGCGGCCGGTCCAGGTCCAGGTCCTGGTTCGGGTCCTGTTCCGGGTTCAAGTGCCGCTGCGCGTCCGGCGGCCGGGACGGTCACCCGTGCCGATGTCCCGGAGCCCGACAGCCGGGACGGACTCGACGGGCGGGACGACGTACTGGCCGGAGTGGACCGCGCGCTGTCCGGGACGTCCGGCGGCCGGGGCGGTCTGATGCTGGTTACGGGAGAGCCGGGCATCGGCAAGACCCGGATCGCTCAGGCAGCGCTGGAGCGGGCGGCGGGCCGGGGGCTGGCGGCGGTCGTCGGCCGATGTCCCGAGGGGCAGGGGGTTCCCGCCCTGTGGCCGTGGCTGATGGTGCTGCGGGCCGTGATCGGCGGGGGCGGCAGACGGCTGCGGAGGCTGGCCGACCAGCTCGGGGCGAACGCGCTGATCACGGGCGGTGACAGCGACCGCCCCGCCCCGGGGAGGGCACGGTCCCTCGGTATGGGCAAGGGCCCTGCCGGGGAAGGGCGTCACGGTGACGGCGGGGGCGCGTCCTCACGAGGGCCGACCGTCATCGTGGAGCTGTTGGCGTGTGCCGCGCGGGAACGCCCGCTCCTCGTCGTCCTCGACGATCTGCATTGGGCCGACCCCGATTCGGTGCGGGTGCTGCGTGTACTGACCACGATGCTGCCGGAGTTACCGCTGCTGCTCCTGGTCACCAGCCGTGACGGCCCCGAACTCGACGGCGCCGCGAGTGCCCTGGTCGCCGGTCTGACCGGCACATGGGCCAACCGCTGGCCGTTGCGCCGGCTGACCGAGGCCGAGGTGGTACGGGCGGTGGGCCGCCGGCTGGGCCCCGGTACCGGGGCGGAGACCGGCCGTGTGATCCACCGGCGCTGCGGAGGCGTCCCGTTCCATGTGAACGAACTCGCGCGTCTCGTACCGACGTTGGGTACAAGACGGCTGACCGAGGCGCTGCCGGAGGGCACCCGCAACCTGGTCCGGCACCGGTTGCGCGGACTTCCCGACGGCGCGGAGACCACCCTCGCGGTGGCCGCCGTCGTGGGGGAACGGTTCGACTTCGGGATACTGGCCGAGGCGAGTGACACTCCCCGCGAACGGCTGCTGGACACACTGGAGGCCGGTATCGGATGGGGCCTGATCGAAGAGGACGGGCCGACGGGGTGTTACCGGTTCAGCCACGCCCTGGTACGCGACACACTGCGCCGGTCCTTCTCCCGGTTACGGACGGCCGGCCTGCACGCCCGGATAGCCGAGGCCCTGGAGCGCCGGGTGCGCGCCGGTGTCCGGGGCCACGCCGAACTGCTCGACGACGCGGCTTTCCACTGGCTGGCGGCCACGCCGGCGGGGTACGCGGAACAGGCCGTCGCCGCGGCGACGGCCGCCGCCGGGCGCGCGGAGCGGGTCCACGCCCACCAGCACGCCGCGCGTCTGCTCACCGCGGCGATAGAGATCATCGACGAGCGCGCCGCCCCCGCCGATTCCGACGGCACCCGCCGGCTGTTCGACCTGGTCGTCCGCCGGGGCCGGCTGGCCAGTCGCGGTGCCCAGCGCGAGGAGGCCACCACCGTACTGAACCGTGCCATCGCCCTGGCCCGGGAGCTGAACGACGTCCAGGCGCTCGCGACGGCCGCGACCGTACACACACTGGAGTCGTTCCTGGCGGTACGGGACTACCGGACCGCCGACGACACCGTGCTGACCGCGTTGCGCGACGCGGTACGGCTGCTGCCGGGGACGGACTCGCCCCTGCGGTGCCTGGCCCTGGCGGCCCTCGCCGCCGAGCTGTACCACGACAGCGCGTCCGAGCCGTCGAAGCCGTCCGCGCCGTCGGGAGCACCCGGTCCGGGCACGGCGGCGGTGCGGCTGTCGTCCGAGGCGGTGGCGATGGCCCGCCGGCTCGGCGACGAGCAGTTGCTCTTCCGCGTACTGCATCTGCGGCTCCAAGCGATACGCCACCCCGACACCCTCGGCGAGCGCCAGGCCCTGGTGGAGGAGCAACTGGCCCTGGCCGCGCGTCCCGGCGCAGGTCCCGAGTGGCTGCCGATGGCGCTGCTGCGCCGGGCCCTCACCCGGCTGGAGGCGGGTGACATGGCGGCGGCGCAGACGGACATCGTTGCCTGCGCGGCCGCCAACGAACAGGTGCGCCTGACCGAGGTCGATATCCATCTTCGCTGGTGGGAGGCGCTGCGCAGCGGGCTGGCGGGCAATCGGGCGGTGGCGGAACGGCTGGCCGGGCAGGCGTACGACCTGCACCGGCGGCTCGGGTGGGGTGCCGAACCCGCCCTGTTCGCCCACCGGATCACCTGGCTGCTGGACCAGGACCGGTTCGCGGACATGGAAGAGCTGGTCCGCGCGGTGCACCGGGCGGGCAGCCCGGTCCCCCCGGAACACGTGGGCCTCGTCCTGGCCCTGCGGGGCCGCTTCACCGAAGCCGTCGCGTACTGCCCGCCGGCCCATCAGCTTCCCGAACCGCCCCATGACTGGCTCTGGCTGCTCCAGATGGTCCTGCGGGCCTACACCTGGGCCCTGTGCGGGGACGGACCGTCCTGCCGCTGGGCACTCGGCCGGCTGCTGCCCTACACGGGGCGCGCGGTCACCACCGGTTCCGCGATGCTGTGCTGGGGCTCGATCGACCACTTCCTCGGTGAGGTGGCCGCCGTGGCGGGAGAGAGGGAAACGGCGATCGGCCTGCTGCGGCGAGCTGTCCGGCACAACGGCGAACTCGGCTGCCCGCGCTGGCGACAACGCTCCGAACACCGGCTGGCCGCGCTGCTGGAGTCGGCGGATGACGGCGGTGACGGCCAGGGGATGGGGTGA
- a CDS encoding TetR/AcrR family transcriptional regulator C-terminal domain-containing protein has product MAQRMTRRGPLTRDEIVRQALVVAETEGMEKLSLHKIAAAVGVRTMSLYNHVGDKADVLDAMADVILKGIVIPDADEMPWEDALRALARAFRVAALQYPHSAPLVLTRRLNAPAAMPVVEAALRILGRAGLDGASAVHVLRAVIAFLIGTLSREVGFAPTYAGAIPGVVAMRERDLIESGLPAVAAASAELAVCDHEIEMEFGLELLLDAVRRRVEALS; this is encoded by the coding sequence ATGGCGCAGAGGATGACCCGTCGTGGGCCGCTGACCAGGGACGAGATTGTGCGGCAGGCGCTGGTGGTGGCTGAGACGGAGGGGATGGAGAAGCTCTCGCTGCACAAGATCGCCGCGGCGGTCGGGGTGCGGACCATGTCGCTCTACAACCATGTCGGGGACAAGGCCGATGTGCTCGACGCCATGGCGGATGTGATCCTCAAGGGCATCGTCATCCCCGACGCGGACGAGATGCCGTGGGAGGACGCGCTGCGCGCGCTGGCGCGGGCGTTCCGTGTCGCGGCCCTGCAATATCCGCACTCCGCGCCGCTGGTGCTGACCCGGCGTCTCAACGCCCCCGCCGCCATGCCTGTCGTCGAGGCCGCGCTGCGGATTCTGGGCCGTGCCGGGCTGGACGGTGCCTCCGCCGTCCATGTTCTGCGCGCTGTCATCGCCTTCCTGATCGGCACGCTCTCCCGGGAGGTGGGATTCGCGCCGACGTACGCCGGCGCGATCCCGGGAGTCGTCGCCATGCGCGAGCGGGACCTCATCGAGAGCGGACTGCCCGCCGTGGCCGCGGCCTCCGCCGAACTGGCCGTCTGCGACCACGAGATCGAGATGGAGTTCGGGCTGGAGCTGCTCCTCGACGCCGTCCGCCGCCGGGTCGAAGCCCTCTCGTAG
- a CDS encoding helix-turn-helix transcriptional regulator, with translation MSGGEGFAGARHVVPDSAAAVFWRNRTTGLFDRIPLPAAFCGADGTILRANPALAAEWGQLAGAFRGRSALELFHPESWGQLRSIAEAIRLHRRSRYPVAVRWTAVNGVERRGEVSVDLVDDTSFDEPNLLVIVRVAEPEAEPVASAVCAGAVDATAVRILALTAGGATTAQIASAVGLTADGVNYHLKRLSRRWGVSGRAALVARAYVTGILAPGAWPPEPARSAGRPGP, from the coding sequence ATGAGCGGCGGGGAGGGCTTCGCGGGCGCGCGCCATGTGGTGCCGGACAGCGCGGCGGCGGTCTTCTGGCGCAACCGCACCACCGGGCTGTTCGACCGTATCCCGCTGCCCGCGGCCTTCTGCGGGGCCGATGGCACCATCCTGCGGGCGAACCCGGCGCTGGCCGCCGAATGGGGGCAGCTCGCGGGGGCGTTCCGGGGGCGCAGCGCGCTGGAGCTGTTCCATCCGGAGAGCTGGGGGCAGCTGCGTTCGATCGCGGAGGCCATCCGGCTGCACCGCCGGTCGCGCTATCCGGTCGCCGTCCGCTGGACCGCGGTGAACGGTGTGGAGCGGCGCGGTGAGGTCAGTGTCGATCTGGTCGACGACACTTCCTTCGACGAGCCGAATCTGCTGGTGATCGTGCGTGTCGCCGAACCGGAGGCGGAGCCGGTGGCGTCCGCCGTCTGCGCGGGCGCGGTGGACGCCACGGCGGTCCGTATCCTCGCGCTGACCGCGGGCGGCGCGACGACGGCGCAGATCGCCTCGGCCGTGGGCCTCACCGCGGACGGGGTCAACTACCACCTCAAGCGGCTGTCCCGCCGCTGGGGCGTGTCCGGCAGGGCCGCTCTGGTGGCCCGCGCGTACGTGACGGGGATCCTGGCGCCCGGCGCCTGGCCCCCGGAGCCCGCGCGGAGCGCCGGCCGTCCCGGCCCATGA
- a CDS encoding cytochrome P450 has product MTEVILPPHTETRHGLPVVDPSAAPAPAGPLVLATMERARTYGPDFYQRFGGHELLFAGGLGLVTELADEQRFAKFVGPALVNVREFAGDGLFTAFNDEPNWAKAHDLLMPAFALGSMRRYHPVMLRVARRLLTAWDGHAAAGTPVDVADDMTRMTLDTIGLAGFGFDFGSFDSDRPHPFVGAMVRCLTWAMTRTGRPPATAAGAADEAAAADTAFRTDAAYLASVVDEVIAARTAAPRPGAKDRPGADDRSDADDLLGLMLTARHPSDGTTLDVENIRNQVITFLIAGHETTSGTLAFALYFLSQHPEVLRAVRREVDGLWGDAADPEPTYEDIGRLRYTRQVLNETLRLWPAAPGFARQALVDTVIGDGVHLHAGEPAFVSIPMLHRDPVWGDNPELFDPSRFDPEVEAARSPHAFKPFGTGERACIGRQFALHEATMLLGMLVHRYRLIDQDRYTLTIKQTLTIKPDGFTLGLVPRTPAERAVPAAAQPSAPASAADTSLPTRVREGTRLLLLHGSNYGACRDFAGQLAGAAGELGCATEVAPLDAYAGALPLDRPLIITAASYNGQPTDDATAFVRWLETAEPGAADGVTYAVLGIGDRNWAATYQRVPTLIDRRLAELGGTRLLARAEGDASGDLAGATREFTRRMRTALLARAGDPASAGAAVAAGPGYLVHEVAGAPGAALAARHGMTAMTVTAAGSLSAPAYPRAKRFVRVALPPGGTYRTGDHLAVLPVNDPALAERAAKLLGANLDTVLSITPVPPRSGALAVDRPLTVRELLTRHVELQDRPTAEQLRTLAAVNPCPPERRALAALAADAQALAADPRTLLDVIEDHPALREALTWPVVLDLLPPLRPRTYSVSSSPAVDPERIDLMVSLLEAPGRAGRGTYRGTGSGHLHTVVPGDTVLARLQPCREAFRIGHDDRDPVIMVAAGTGLAPFRGAIADRRTRAAAGDRLAPALCYFGCDAPDADYLYAEELRAAEEAGAVSLRPVFSAAPVAGARFVQHRIAAEADEVWALLEAGARVYVCGDGRHMAPGVRQAFRDLYARRTPGPGGPAGEQAGEEWLRRLMDRGRYVEDVYAG; this is encoded by the coding sequence ATGACTGAGGTCATCCTCCCGCCGCACACCGAGACCCGCCACGGACTGCCCGTCGTCGATCCCTCCGCCGCTCCCGCCCCCGCCGGCCCGCTCGTGCTGGCCACCATGGAGCGGGCCAGAACGTACGGACCGGACTTCTACCAGCGGTTCGGCGGCCACGAGCTGCTCTTCGCCGGCGGGCTCGGCCTGGTCACCGAACTGGCCGACGAACAGCGGTTCGCGAAGTTCGTGGGGCCGGCGCTGGTGAACGTACGCGAGTTCGCCGGTGACGGCCTGTTCACCGCCTTCAACGACGAGCCGAACTGGGCCAAGGCCCACGATCTGCTCATGCCGGCCTTCGCCCTCGGCTCCATGCGCCGCTACCACCCCGTCATGCTGCGCGTCGCCCGCCGGCTGCTCACCGCCTGGGACGGGCACGCCGCCGCCGGTACACCGGTGGACGTCGCCGACGACATGACCCGGATGACGCTGGACACCATCGGACTGGCCGGGTTCGGCTTCGACTTCGGCTCCTTCGACAGCGACCGGCCGCATCCCTTCGTCGGCGCCATGGTGCGCTGTCTGACCTGGGCCATGACCCGGACCGGCCGCCCGCCCGCCACCGCCGCGGGCGCGGCCGACGAGGCCGCCGCGGCGGACACGGCGTTCCGCACCGACGCGGCCTATCTGGCGTCCGTGGTGGACGAGGTCATCGCCGCGCGCACCGCCGCGCCCCGGCCCGGAGCCAAGGACCGGCCCGGCGCCGACGACCGGTCCGACGCCGACGACCTGCTGGGGCTGATGCTGACCGCCCGGCACCCCTCCGACGGCACGACACTGGACGTCGAGAACATCCGCAACCAGGTCATCACCTTCCTGATCGCCGGACACGAGACGACCTCCGGCACCCTCGCCTTCGCGCTGTACTTCCTCTCCCAGCACCCGGAGGTACTGCGCGCGGTACGCCGGGAGGTGGACGGGCTGTGGGGCGACGCCGCCGACCCGGAGCCGACGTACGAGGACATCGGCCGGCTCCGCTACACCCGCCAGGTCCTCAACGAGACCCTTCGGCTGTGGCCCGCGGCCCCCGGATTCGCCCGGCAGGCACTCGTGGACACGGTGATCGGTGACGGTGTCCACCTGCACGCGGGGGAGCCCGCCTTCGTGTCGATCCCGATGCTGCACCGCGACCCGGTGTGGGGCGACAACCCGGAGCTCTTCGACCCCTCCCGCTTCGACCCGGAGGTGGAGGCCGCCCGCTCCCCGCACGCCTTCAAACCGTTCGGCACCGGTGAACGCGCCTGTATCGGCAGGCAGTTCGCCCTGCACGAGGCGACGATGCTGCTGGGCATGCTGGTCCACCGCTACCGGCTGATCGACCAGGACCGCTACACACTCACCATCAAGCAGACGCTGACCATCAAACCCGACGGCTTCACCCTGGGCCTCGTCCCCCGCACCCCCGCCGAGCGCGCCGTCCCCGCCGCGGCGCAGCCGTCCGCCCCCGCCTCCGCCGCCGACACCTCGCTGCCCACACGGGTCCGGGAGGGCACCCGGCTGCTCCTGCTGCACGGCTCCAACTACGGTGCCTGCCGCGACTTCGCGGGCCAACTGGCCGGCGCGGCGGGCGAACTGGGCTGTGCCACCGAGGTCGCCCCGCTCGACGCGTACGCCGGCGCGCTGCCGCTCGACCGCCCGCTGATCATCACGGCCGCCTCCTACAACGGGCAGCCCACCGACGACGCGACCGCGTTCGTACGGTGGCTGGAGACCGCGGAACCCGGCGCGGCGGACGGTGTCACCTACGCCGTGCTGGGCATCGGGGACCGCAACTGGGCGGCGACGTACCAGCGCGTTCCCACCCTCATCGACCGGCGGCTCGCCGAACTCGGCGGCACCCGGCTGCTGGCCCGCGCCGAGGGCGATGCCTCGGGCGATCTGGCCGGTGCCACCCGGGAGTTCACCCGCCGGATGCGCACCGCGCTGCTCGCGCGCGCGGGCGACCCGGCCTCCGCCGGAGCCGCCGTCGCGGCGGGCCCCGGGTATCTCGTGCACGAGGTGGCAGGCGCGCCGGGGGCCGCGCTGGCCGCCCGCCACGGGATGACCGCGATGACCGTCACCGCCGCCGGGAGCCTGAGCGCGCCCGCGTATCCGCGCGCCAAGCGGTTCGTACGGGTGGCGCTCCCGCCGGGCGGGACCTACCGGACCGGCGACCATCTGGCCGTACTGCCCGTCAACGACCCGGCCCTGGCCGAGCGGGCCGCCAAGCTGCTGGGCGCCAACCTCGACACCGTCCTCAGCATCACGCCCGTACCGCCGCGCTCCGGCGCTCTCGCCGTCGACCGGCCCCTGACCGTACGGGAGTTGCTGACCCGCCACGTCGAACTCCAGGACCGGCCGACCGCCGAGCAGCTGCGCACCCTGGCGGCCGTCAACCCGTGCCCGCCCGAGCGGCGGGCGCTGGCGGCGCTGGCGGCGGACGCACAGGCCCTGGCCGCCGATCCGCGCACACTGCTCGATGTGATCGAGGACCATCCGGCCCTGCGGGAGGCCCTGACCTGGCCGGTCGTCCTCGATCTGCTGCCGCCGCTGCGGCCCCGGACCTACTCGGTCTCCTCCTCGCCGGCCGTCGACCCGGAGCGGATCGATCTGATGGTCTCGCTGCTGGAGGCGCCGGGCCGCGCGGGCCGCGGAACGTACCGGGGGACCGGCTCCGGGCATCTGCACACCGTGGTCCCCGGCGATACCGTACTGGCCCGTCTCCAGCCCTGCCGCGAGGCGTTCCGGATCGGCCACGACGACCGGGACCCGGTCATCATGGTCGCCGCGGGCACCGGGCTCGCGCCGTTCCGCGGAGCGATCGCCGACCGCCGTACGCGCGCCGCTGCCGGCGACCGGCTCGCCCCGGCGCTCTGCTACTTCGGCTGCGACGCGCCCGACGCCGACTATCTGTACGCCGAGGAGCTGCGGGCGGCCGAGGAGGCGGGGGCGGTCTCCCTGCGGCCGGTCTTCAGCGCGGCCCCGGTGGCGGGGGCGCGGTTCGTACAGCACCGGATCGCGGCCGAGGCCGACGAGGTGTGGGCGCTGCTCGAAGCGGGGGCCAGGGTTTACGTCTGCGGCGACGGCCGGCACATGGCCCCCGGCGTCCGGCAGGCGTTCCGCGACCTGTACGCGCGGCGGACGCCGGGGCCCGGCGGACCGGCGGGCGAGCAGGCCGGCGAGGAGTGGCTGCGGCGGCTGATGGACCGGGGCCGGTACGTCGAGGACGTGTACGCCGGCTGA